A single region of the Xiphophorus maculatus strain JP 163 A chromosome 3, X_maculatus-5.0-male, whole genome shotgun sequence genome encodes:
- the LOC111608047 gene encoding uncharacterized protein LOC111608047 isoform X1, with the protein MICIIREVCLQMSSGPWTEFVGNDVEGLPKQGLSNNCGMFVVMYALYFVMGASFDFSENDMMTIRRWWSLTLLTNFPVKSREELQKERKRKKVEEREKCETLFADDHNYAKATEAQIEVQSIPPILQMPLIVLEAILQEVILAQGDTAYLTLALTCKSFEAIVSDPVFRKKTHFAWLDGEINWENFSESFKAENRIPFAVIQCSSCNRQYKDSVGFTGHGRRGEFPRYYCDGIPGHCPECQY; encoded by the exons ATGATTTGCATCATCAGAGAAGTCTGTCTTCAGATGTCATCTGGTCCATGGACAGAATTTGTTGGCAACGATGTTGAG GGATTGCCGAAACAAGGACTGTCCAACAACTGTGGAATGTTTGTAGTGATG TATGCACTGTACTTTGTGATGGGAGCATCATTTGATTTCAGCGAG AATGATATGATGACAATACGAAGATGGTGGTCTCTCACTCTCTTGACAAACTTCCCTGTGAA GTCCAGAGAAGAACTGCAAAAGGAGAGAAAGCGGAAAAAAGTTGAGGAAAGGGAAAAATGTGAG ACTCTGTTTGCTGATGACCACAACTATGCCAAAGCAACCGAGGCACAAATTGag GTACAAAGTATACCGCCAATCTTACAG atgcCTTTGATTGTCCTGGAAGCTATTCTCCAGGAGGTAATACTGGCACAGGGAGACACAGCTTACCTCACGTTGGCATTGACATGCAAGTCCTTTGAAGCCATTGTGTCTGACCCAGTGTTCAGGAAGAAGACTCACTTTGCTTGGTTGGATG GTGAGATCAACTGGGAAAATTTTTCTGAATCATTCAAGGCAGAAAACAGGATTCCTTTTGCGGTTATCCAATGTTCTTCCTGTAACCGGCAGTATAAAGACTCTGTGGGCTTCACCGGGCATGGAAGACGAGGAGAGTTCCCTCGTTACTATTGTGATGGCATACCTGGACACTGCCCTGAATGCCAGTACTAA
- the LOC111608047 gene encoding uncharacterized protein LOC111608047 isoform X2 → MSSGPWTEFVGNDVEGLPKQGLSNNCGMFVVMYALYFVMGASFDFSENDMMTIRRWWSLTLLTNFPVKSREELQKERKRKKVEEREKCETLFADDHNYAKATEAQIEVQSIPPILQMPLIVLEAILQEVILAQGDTAYLTLALTCKSFEAIVSDPVFRKKTHFAWLDGEINWENFSESFKAENRIPFAVIQCSSCNRQYKDSVGFTGHGRRGEFPRYYCDGIPGHCPECQY, encoded by the exons ATGTCATCTGGTCCATGGACAGAATTTGTTGGCAACGATGTTGAG GGATTGCCGAAACAAGGACTGTCCAACAACTGTGGAATGTTTGTAGTGATG TATGCACTGTACTTTGTGATGGGAGCATCATTTGATTTCAGCGAG AATGATATGATGACAATACGAAGATGGTGGTCTCTCACTCTCTTGACAAACTTCCCTGTGAA GTCCAGAGAAGAACTGCAAAAGGAGAGAAAGCGGAAAAAAGTTGAGGAAAGGGAAAAATGTGAG ACTCTGTTTGCTGATGACCACAACTATGCCAAAGCAACCGAGGCACAAATTGag GTACAAAGTATACCGCCAATCTTACAG atgcCTTTGATTGTCCTGGAAGCTATTCTCCAGGAGGTAATACTGGCACAGGGAGACACAGCTTACCTCACGTTGGCATTGACATGCAAGTCCTTTGAAGCCATTGTGTCTGACCCAGTGTTCAGGAAGAAGACTCACTTTGCTTGGTTGGATG GTGAGATCAACTGGGAAAATTTTTCTGAATCATTCAAGGCAGAAAACAGGATTCCTTTTGCGGTTATCCAATGTTCTTCCTGTAACCGGCAGTATAAAGACTCTGTGGGCTTCACCGGGCATGGAAGACGAGGAGAGTTCCCTCGTTACTATTGTGATGGCATACCTGGACACTGCCCTGAATGCCAGTACTAA